TAGGGGCAGAGGGTGAGTGTGCCTTTCCCTAAATGTGTCAGACCCTGTGCCAAGCACACCATGAAGAGGTTGTTGGGGTCCTTGGCATGATACTGGGCTAACTGGCGAAGCATCGCAGCCAGACGGGCATTATTGGTACCACTACCCACCATGCCCATGGCAAAGATGGAGTTATAGGACACTTCTGGGTCAGCATCATGAGAGAATTTGCTTAGGGTATCCAGGATGTTGAGTCGTGGATTTGAAACAGAGATTAAGGCCAGTGCTAAAGGCACAGCCCTTCGGAGCGTAGGCTCCCCGTAtctcagcaggtggccaaaggttCGTAGTGCCATCTCTGCACCAATCTCCTCCCCCATAGCAATAAGGGCAATCCCCAATACAGCCACTCCCTGATGTGCTCCCATGTCGGCAGGGGCTTCCTTCTTGTCCttgtccttcttttccttcttgtctttgtcttcctctttttccttggAGTCAAAGTGCTCACTGCATATGTGGAGTAGCTGCTGCACCTTCAGTACATTCCCAGAGCCTGCATAGGCACACACATCCACAAGTGTGTTTGCAAAACTGCGGAATGGCTCAGACACAACCTCCAGCGCGGCCAGGATGGCCTCGATGGCCTCTCCCTTGCCCAGGTGGTTGAGGCCCAGTCCAAGAGGAAGCCAACGGGCGTAAGTGTCCTTGAGCTCAGTCTCTGACTTCTCCTTGATGGTCTGAAGGATAGTGGAAGTGACATCGCCATTGCAGGATCCCACTGCTATCATTCCACAGGCCAGAGCTGTAACACCTGCCACCTCCATACTGGACTTGGAGTCTCCCATCACAGGTAGCAGCAGGGTGAGAACATCTTCACGATTGGAGCCAGCATAGGCCAAGCCAAGCCCAAAGATGGAACCAAGTCTCATGGTGTTGCTGTTGTGGAGGACATAGTCTGAGAGCAGTGCCAGGGCAGGGTCACACTCATTCCGGACACCAGAGTTCACAATGCCACAGGCCAGGAGAGCTCCTGACTTGATATAGTCCTCAGAAGAGTACAGGTACTTGTCAATCTGGGTAAGGCCACCATCCATATCCCACAGCAGAATCATGCCAAGAGATGCAGCTGCACTCAACATTCCATGGTCCTTGTTCTTGTAAAGCCATTTGTTGCCATCATCCGTCAGCAGCTTGTCTTGACCAAAGGCAGCATTCACAAAGCCGTTCACAAAAGAGGAGGCCAGGTTCATACGGGCAGAGTCCACCTGAGAGCCACTGCCCCCAAACCTGTTGTTCTCTAGGTGGGTTTTATAGATGTCATCAGGCACCTTGGGCTCCATGATGTCCAGCTCTCGAGCTAAAGCCAAGAAGTTGCTGTTGAGCTGCACATTGGACATGATCTCTGTCAGGTCTTCATACTCTTCCACATCTTCACTCAGCTCTAAGAACACCCCATGCCGGCCCAGCATGAATGCCATTTGTTTCTGTACAACCACGTCCTTGCAGGAGGTGAAAATATCTTCTACCAGCTCCATGTCATTGAGCATCAGTGCCAATCTCAGAGCTTCAGGGAAGCAACTAAACTTCCGGAACACACCCAGGGCACAACGCAGTAGGGCAGAGTTCTCAGGCTCGGGCACATAATTCACACAACTGGTAAGACAGAGGCAAACCTTTGCATAGGCATTCTCATCAATGTCTTTCTCCAGCATATCCACCTGTTCAATTTCCATGAGCAGGTCGCAGGCCTCATGTTCTGCATTGTGGGCCATGTTGTAGGGGACAATCTCCTTTACCAGGGTCAGCAGTGGCTCCCGCTGTGTCTTCTCTGCATCATCCAGCTCCTGCCACTCCTTAGCCACTTCTCCTGCGAGATGGCTGACATACTCATGACCCCATGATGCCAATTCCTCCTGGGAGCCCACAAGACGGTATTTGAGGCACTCACGCTCCCCGCTCATGGTCATGGCCAAAACAGAGATGATGTCAGCAGCAAAACGCTTATTCTCCCCAGGGGCCAT
Above is a genomic segment from Dama dama isolate Ldn47 chromosome 15, ASM3311817v1, whole genome shotgun sequence containing:
- the LOC133069930 gene encoding 26S proteasome non-ATPase regulatory subunit 2-like, which encodes MEEGGKAPVQPQQPPATSPGGGDEKPSGKERRNARDKDKEQELSEEDKQLQDELEMLVERLGEKDTSLYRPALEELRRQIRSSTTSMTSVPKPLKFLRPHYGKLKEIYENMAPGENKRFAADIISVLAMTMSGERECLKYRLVGSQEELASWGHEYVSHLAGEVAKEWQELDDAEKTQREPLLTLVKEIVPYNMAHNAEHEACDLLMEIEQVDMLEKDIDENAYAKVCLCLTSCVNYVPEPENSALLRCALGVFRKFSCFPEALRLALMLNDMELVEDIFTSCKDVVVQKQMAFMLGRHGVFLELSEDVEEYEDLTEIMSNVQLNSNFLALARELDIMEPKVPDDIYKTHLENNRFGGSGSQVDSARMNLASSFVNGFVNAAFGQDKLLTDDGNKWLYKNKDHGMLSAAASLGMILLWDMDGGLTQIDKYLYSSEDYIKSGALLACGIVNSGVRNECDPALALLSDYVLHNSNTMRLGSIFGLGLAYAGSNREDVLTLLLPVMGDSKSSMEVAGVTALACGMIAVGSCNGDVTSTILQTIKEKSETELKDTYARWLPLGLGLNHLGKGEAIEAILAALEVVSEPFRSFANTLVDVCAYAGSGNVLKVQQLLHICSEHFDSKEKEEDKDKKEKKDKDKKEAPADMGAHQGVAVLGIALIAMGEEIGAEMALRTFGHLLRYGEPTLRRAVPLALALISVSNPRLNILDTLSKFSHDADPEVSYNSIFAMGMVGSGTNNARLAAMLRQLAQYHAKDPNNLFMVCLAQGLTHLGKGTLTLCPYHSDRQLMSQVAVAGLLTVLVSFLDVRNIILGKSHYVLYGLVAAMQPRMLVTFDEELRPLPVSVRVGQAVDVVGQAGKPKTITGFQTHTTPVLLAHGEQAELATEEFLPVTPILEGFVILQKNPNYDL